A single genomic interval of Dromiciops gliroides isolate mDroGli1 chromosome 1, mDroGli1.pri, whole genome shotgun sequence harbors:
- the IGSF6 gene encoding immunoglobulin superfamily member 6 isoform X2, which produces MAIPKRVNIIITLEFNLILLYTGAIQTCTVGVKQPSLLEVDYTYQTITIPCDFSAINCPETQPQVLWFRQNVHHQLENLCPDQCLDQRGKFTMTLSQIPNQTSLTLNKVTLNDSAIYFCGIAFSASTEPRSKQTGPGTMLVVRGSKLLSHEVENFLIAALCLLSMYTAVLSAVFIVISKSKLKETKKIETDAPPPKKRSARHIFQEIAQELYQKRYVETKLGITLLRRRRNSKIQLEIRISDVSI; this is translated from the exons ATGGCAATCCCAAAGAGAGTTAACATCATTATCACTCTGGAATTCAACCTGATTCTACTGTACACTG GTGCTATCCAAACGTGTACTGTTGGTGTAAAACAGCCTTCCCTTCTAGAAGTCGACTATACTTATCAGACAATTACCATACCATGTGATTTCTCTGCTATCAACTGCCCTGAAACCCAGCCTCAAGTGCTATGGTTTCGCCAAAATGTTCACCACCAACTTGAAAACTTATGTCCAGATCAATGCCTGGATCAGAGAGGCAAATTTACAATGACTCTATCACAGATCCCAAACCAAACCTCTCTCACTCTAAACAAAGTAACTTTGAATGACAGTGCAATTTACTTCTGTGGAATAGCATTTTCAGCTTCAACTGAACCAAGGTCTAAGCAAACTGGGCCAGGAACAATGCTGGTGGTGAGAG GGAGTAAGCTTCTCAGCCATGAAGTAGAGAATTTCCTGATAGCAGCCTTATGTCTGCTCTCTATGTACACTGCTGTTCTAAGTGCGGTCTTCATAGTCATCTCCAAA tcaaaattgaaagaaacaaagaaaatagaaactgaTGCACCACCACCAAAG AAGAGGAGTGCTCGACATATTTTCCAGGAAATTGCACAAGAATTGTATCAAAAGAGATATGTGGAAACAAAACTAGGA ATTACACttttaaggaggaggaggaacagtaAGATACAACTAGAAATAAGGATTTCTGATGTTTCAATCTGA
- the IGSF6 gene encoding immunoglobulin superfamily member 6 isoform X3: protein MAIPKRVNIIITLEFNLILLYTGAIQTCTVGVKQPSLLEVDYTYQTITIPCDFSAINCPETQPQVLWFRQNVHHQLENLCPDQCLDQRGKFTMTLSQIPNQTSLTLNKVTLNDSAIYFCGIAFSASTEPRSKQTGPGTMLVVRGSKLLSHEVENFLIAALCLLSMYTAVLSAVFIVISKSKLKETKKIETDAPPPKERDDNIYENRRAQSNFEKP from the exons ATGGCAATCCCAAAGAGAGTTAACATCATTATCACTCTGGAATTCAACCTGATTCTACTGTACACTG GTGCTATCCAAACGTGTACTGTTGGTGTAAAACAGCCTTCCCTTCTAGAAGTCGACTATACTTATCAGACAATTACCATACCATGTGATTTCTCTGCTATCAACTGCCCTGAAACCCAGCCTCAAGTGCTATGGTTTCGCCAAAATGTTCACCACCAACTTGAAAACTTATGTCCAGATCAATGCCTGGATCAGAGAGGCAAATTTACAATGACTCTATCACAGATCCCAAACCAAACCTCTCTCACTCTAAACAAAGTAACTTTGAATGACAGTGCAATTTACTTCTGTGGAATAGCATTTTCAGCTTCAACTGAACCAAGGTCTAAGCAAACTGGGCCAGGAACAATGCTGGTGGTGAGAG GGAGTAAGCTTCTCAGCCATGAAGTAGAGAATTTCCTGATAGCAGCCTTATGTCTGCTCTCTATGTACACTGCTGTTCTAAGTGCGGTCTTCATAGTCATCTCCAAA tcaaaattgaaagaaacaaagaaaatagaaactgaTGCACCACCACCAAAG GAAAGAGATGACAACATCTATGAAAACAGAAGAGCACAGTCTAACTTTGAAAAACcatag
- the IGSF6 gene encoding immunoglobulin superfamily member 6 isoform X1, with protein sequence MYNKMAIPKRVNIIITLEFNLILLYTGAIQTCTVGVKQPSLLEVDYTYQTITIPCDFSAINCPETQPQVLWFRQNVHHQLENLCPDQCLDQRGKFTMTLSQIPNQTSLTLNKVTLNDSAIYFCGIAFSASTEPRSKQTGPGTMLVVRGSKLLSHEVENFLIAALCLLSMYTAVLSAVFIVISKSKLKETKKIETDAPPPKKRSARHIFQEIAQELYQKRYVETKLGERDDNIYENRRAQSNFEKP encoded by the exons ATGTACAACAAGATGGCAATCCCAAAGAGAGTTAACATCATTATCACTCTGGAATTCAACCTGATTCTACTGTACACTG GTGCTATCCAAACGTGTACTGTTGGTGTAAAACAGCCTTCCCTTCTAGAAGTCGACTATACTTATCAGACAATTACCATACCATGTGATTTCTCTGCTATCAACTGCCCTGAAACCCAGCCTCAAGTGCTATGGTTTCGCCAAAATGTTCACCACCAACTTGAAAACTTATGTCCAGATCAATGCCTGGATCAGAGAGGCAAATTTACAATGACTCTATCACAGATCCCAAACCAAACCTCTCTCACTCTAAACAAAGTAACTTTGAATGACAGTGCAATTTACTTCTGTGGAATAGCATTTTCAGCTTCAACTGAACCAAGGTCTAAGCAAACTGGGCCAGGAACAATGCTGGTGGTGAGAG GGAGTAAGCTTCTCAGCCATGAAGTAGAGAATTTCCTGATAGCAGCCTTATGTCTGCTCTCTATGTACACTGCTGTTCTAAGTGCGGTCTTCATAGTCATCTCCAAA tcaaaattgaaagaaacaaagaaaatagaaactgaTGCACCACCACCAAAG AAGAGGAGTGCTCGACATATTTTCCAGGAAATTGCACAAGAATTGTATCAAAAGAGATATGTGGAAACAAAACTAGGA GAAAGAGATGACAACATCTATGAAAACAGAAGAGCACAGTCTAACTTTGAAAAACcatag